In Magnetospirillum sp. XM-1, a single window of DNA contains:
- a CDS encoding NapH/MauN family ferredoxin-type protein yields MKLLRSFKIMLGAAPQKPASYTPEAQAMMEAKRQVKGTERARQIKEAHAEKHSHKWRNIRWATLIMVNMIFVLSFRFDVQLVEGALTASRVIGFHFADLNSAIQVMLAYKVILINLVIGTGTVLFMWWLLGGRTFCSWTCPYHLLAEIAEKIHLALAKRKMVVDYPLHRGSRTVLYVVFALLAVVSGYTVFESISPTGIVSRALIYGPGLAMVWVLGLLVYEIIFIRRMWCRYICPIGLTYGFVGAVSPLRVTYNMENCLNEGDCRKVCLVPHVLECTKKTYAEDVNVAIGADCTRCGLCIDACPTGSLKFEVKGLDKLL; encoded by the coding sequence ATGAAGCTCCTCCGATCCTTCAAGATCATGCTGGGCGCGGCGCCGCAAAAGCCCGCCAGCTACACCCCCGAAGCCCAGGCCATGATGGAGGCCAAGCGGCAGGTCAAGGGGACCGAGCGGGCCCGCCAGATCAAGGAAGCCCACGCCGAGAAGCACTCCCACAAGTGGCGCAACATCCGCTGGGCGACGCTGATCATGGTCAACATGATCTTCGTGCTGTCGTTCCGCTTCGACGTCCAGCTGGTGGAAGGCGCGCTGACCGCGTCGCGCGTCATCGGCTTCCACTTCGCCGATTTGAATTCCGCCATCCAGGTGATGCTGGCCTACAAGGTCATCCTGATCAACCTGGTGATCGGCACCGGTACGGTGCTGTTCATGTGGTGGCTCTTGGGCGGGCGCACCTTCTGCTCCTGGACCTGCCCCTACCACCTGCTGGCCGAGATCGCCGAGAAGATCCATCTGGCGCTGGCCAAGCGCAAGATGGTGGTGGACTACCCCCTGCACCGCGGCTCGCGCACCGTGCTCTACGTGGTGTTCGCCCTGCTGGCGGTGGTCAGCGGCTATACGGTGTTCGAATCCATCTCGCCCACCGGCATCGTCAGCCGCGCCCTGATCTACGGGCCCGGCCTGGCCATGGTCTGGGTGCTGGGCCTTCTGGTCTACGAGATCATCTTCATCCGCCGCATGTGGTGCCGCTACATCTGCCCCATCGGGCTGACCTACGGCTTCGTCGGTGCGGTCTCGCCGCTCCGGGTGACCTACAACATGGAGAATTGCCTGAACGAGGGCGATTGCCGCAAGGTCTGCCTGGTGCCCCATGTGCTGGAATGCACCAAGAAGACCTATGCCGAGGATGTCAACGTCGCCATCGGCGCCGATTGCACCCGCTGCGGCCTGTGCATCGACGCCTGTCCCACCGGCTCGCTGAAATTCGAGGTCAAGGGTTTGGACAAGCTGTTGTAG
- a CDS encoding ABC transporter ATP-binding protein, translating into MIVFENVSKTFKRHRVLDGVSLSIDKGERIALVGSNGAGKTTLIRCLLGEYLHEGSVTVNGLPPRGNRKTVLSHVGFVPQIPPPLKMPVGELVNFSAAVCGSDPDRIIAMVRELGLDWDMVRGRPFVKLSGGMKQKMLIGIALGRDSDLLIMDEPAANLDPEARHIFFHLLHERKDNAVMLITSHRLDEVAALVNRVVEMDQGKVALDDRVADDVEMTARLDCVVRLTRAEPAFARAMGDWHFQPEQDGTAWRGVVNGPDRLRFLGVLARYAGLVAGIEMK; encoded by the coding sequence ATGATCGTTTTCGAGAACGTCTCCAAGACCTTCAAGCGCCACCGGGTGCTGGACGGCGTCAGCCTGTCCATCGACAAGGGCGAGCGGATCGCCCTGGTGGGCTCCAACGGCGCGGGCAAGACCACCCTGATCCGCTGCCTGCTGGGCGAGTACCTGCACGAGGGATCGGTCACGGTCAACGGCTTGCCGCCGCGCGGCAACCGCAAGACCGTGCTGTCCCATGTGGGCTTCGTGCCGCAGATTCCGCCGCCCTTGAAGATGCCGGTGGGCGAATTGGTCAACTTCTCGGCCGCCGTCTGCGGCTCGGACCCGGACCGTATCATCGCCATGGTGCGCGAACTGGGCCTGGACTGGGACATGGTGCGGGGCCGCCCCTTCGTGAAGCTGTCGGGCGGCATGAAGCAGAAGATGCTGATCGGCATCGCGCTGGGCCGCGATTCCGACCTGCTGATCATGGACGAGCCCGCCGCCAATCTGGACCCCGAGGCGCGGCACATCTTCTTCCACCTGCTGCACGAGCGGAAGGACAACGCCGTCATGCTGATCACCAGCCACCGCCTGGACGAGGTGGCGGCGCTGGTCAACCGCGTGGTCGAGATGGACCAGGGAAAGGTGGCGCTGGACGACCGCGTCGCCGACGACGTGGAGATGACGGCGCGCCTCGACTGCGTGGTGCGCCTGACGCGGGCCGAGCCGGCCTTCGCGCGTGCCATGGGCGACTGGCATTTCCAGCCCGAGCAGGACGGCACGGCGTGGCGGGGCGTGGTCAACGGCCCCGACCGGCTGCGCTTCCTGGGCGTGCTGGCCCGCTATGCCGGTCTGGTGGCCGGCATCGAGATGAAATAG